The genome window TTTAGTTTTTTTGCCCAGATAAGATAATGAGTGAGTAGTATGCCTTAGCCTgaaatagacccccccccccaagaccAAAACTTGAAAAGGAACACAATCTTTGTTGTACCACCTGCTGTGAGGCTGTTTCTTGGCATAATTGATGAGTCCTGAGGTTAAGGATGAAAGTAGAACCCCCTAGTTTCCTGTTCCTGGATCCATCCTTTCATTTGAGACCGGTGACATATGGGCCTGCAGCTGTATCTGTCTATTTTAACACCCACCACATTCCTGGAGGTTATTATCCCTTCTTTGAGATTTTGAAATAGTTTTATTTGTCGTTTGCAGTAGTtaagattatatatattttttaatgcaaAGAACATGCTCCTGCATGGGAAGTGAAAAAGAAGTGATATATGCAGGCCTActccagggcctgtattcataatgTGTTTCAGAGAAGGAgtactgatttaggatcagtttagccttttttaACATAATTTGTATGATTGCATGAACAGGGGGCACCTAGATTGCTTCACGAATACAGGGCCTGGTTCATTTGAAAGATTACATCCTGAGGCATTATAATCAGTAGAAAAACAGACTGCAGACTCACacaaagaccacacacacacacacacacacacacacacacacacacacacacacacacacacacacacacacacacacacacacacacacacacacacacacacacacacacacacacacacacacacacacacacacacacaccgctcctATTGTTTTCCACACAGTGTCAGGAAGTTGTCCACATATCCGCAGTGCTTCTGAAaaataattagagagagagaggtgggtggtaGCAGCACTGGAAGTTGGGGTGTACCACTTTAGATATAAACTGTTCATATGGTCCCATTGCGAACGTGGTCAGGAGCGCAGTGAGACAGTAAGTTCTCCAGAAGAGACCCAGAGAGATACCCCACAACACTGTAGCGGAGTACAGTCCTGCCGGACCTGCCATAGCTGGACTAAGACATTGGACCTAGTAACCGCACTGGTACAGCTGggaggatagtgagagagagtagGCTACTGCCGTCTCCATCCTCTCTGGGACCTGCCTGCCTTAATGATGCTGGTGCTGTGGACAGCTGTTCTGTTGGGTTTGAGCAGGTGCTGTCAAGGTGAGTCCATCTTCCAGCTATTATCTTGTTGATATGATGTTCGATACCTGTGAGAGTGAGGTAAAGTCTCTACTAGGTAATCGACTAAAGAGAGGAAGTCCTACATGGTACTTCCTAGCAACCCTGAGGAAtacacagtgatgccgaaacgttgataaatacccattaaattgatgggagtttatacatggagtgtgcgactttctttattttgaaaCCCAGGAACAAAACAtacttattttttttacattgatgTTCTCACTTCTATGTTTTATAGATTTCTGAGGATATATCGTTAGGAGAAAATACTATGACGTACTTGACATATACTGCTCTCACATCCTTTCATCATCACTTTATAAGATGCTGCATGAATGTGTCACTGATTTAAAGATATGACTGACCAAAAAGTGCTTTGCTTGCATAAGAGTCAAAGTTTGTACTGTAATTCCTTAAATGTTCACTGCTATACAGTACACCATGTCTAATCCCAACTCTCCTGTGCTATAATTGTATTGTCCCTCACACACCTGCCAAGCCTCTCCATTgtcccattccattccattcctcaTCGCCAGGGTGGCGACCTCCGACCTTCATCCAGTTCCAGCCCACTCCATTTCCTGTTGCTATTCGCCTATCCTGGAAACTTCCTGTTTGTGTCAGGCCTCCTATTTCCCGTTTCATGGTTCATGCCAAGGACACACCTTTCATAGCCTGCCTGGCTGGCACGGTACCAAGCATTGTTAACAATGAATGCTTGGTGGTGATAGATACACCTAGGCCTATACAATACACAGCTTGAAAATATAGGTCAAAGCACAGGTTCTTGCTtgatacagtaatacagtattgTAATTAATAGATGCTTTTATCTAAAGTGATTCAGTTTAAGTTAGTATATTTGTATTAAGTGGGAATccaacatttgtgtgtgtgtgtgtgtgtgtgtgtgtgtgtgtgtgtgtgtgtgtgtgtgtgtgtgtgtgtgtgtgtgtgtgtgtgtgtgtgtgtgtgtgtgtgtgtgtgtgtgtgtgtgtgtgtgtgtgtgtgtgtgtgtgtgtgtgtgtgtgtgtgtgtgattcctcCCCAAGTAGCAGCAGCGTCTCCTGGTGGTGACCCCTGGGCCCAGTGTCCGTCCAGACAGTGTGAGGCCAAGTTTAGAGATGGGTCATGTGATAAAGAGTGCACCGAGCCCGAGTGTCTGAGAGACGGGTTCGACTGTCTGAGGGACAAAGGACGCTGCTAGTAAGACACTGTAGCAGCAGGGAGATCTGAGCTGCATTTCATTCCAGGAAGATGTTCCATCCTCTCTTCCATTTGTTCACTCTCCTTCATGGATCTGACAGGACTGGATATGTGAAAGCAATATGGTGACTTACTCTTACCCAGGGGAGTGAAtaagagcagaggggagagaacaTTTTCCTGGAATGAAACACACCCTGCTCTTTCACTTTCCTTTTTGTATACATCCAGATGTTTCAGCTGGGGTTCACGCTTTCTCTGCATCCTTCTAACTATCCCCTCTCTCAGTTCAGGTCACATCCACTACTGCCGAGACCACTATTCCAACTCTTACTGTGACCAGGGCTGTGAAAGTGCAGCCTGTGGCTGGGACGGGAGTGACTGTCACAGGCACCACAGCCCTCTGTGGGCTAAGGGTACCCTGCTCCTGCACACCCACGTCCCCCTGCAACACGGCACATTTTCCAACAGTTCCCTTCTCTGGGCCCTCAGCACCCTCCTGCAGACGCCCCTCAAACTGCGCGGCACGGTGCCCCTTGACCCCAGCAAGGACCTCTTCACCTTTAATCCCCAGCAGCTCGAAAACCTGCTGGCTCAAGCTTCTTCGGATGACTCAAATGGGTAACTATGAAGAGATTGTGATTTTGCTTCCCCTATTTAAACAAAAACTTTAACCTATGTTATTTTGTTAACATCTCATCAATGTtctcactccccatctctctgaaACAGATCTCTCCTATTCCTGCAAGTGGATAACAGGCCGTGCTCCCGTCTTCCTTCTACCTGTTTCCCCTACGCCATCGAAGCAGCTAACTTCCTGCGGGCTGCTACGTCATCGACTCGTGTGTCGGTCCCCTCTCACCCAGAATTAAAGGCCATTATTAGTgtaagaggggttggggaggaaataggagggagagaggaggacccaGTTGAGGAAAAGGAGGACACTAATGATGGTATGTATCCTGTTacatagtttgtgtgtgtgtgtgtgtgtgtgtgtgtgtgtgtgtgtgtgtgtgtgtgtgtgtgtgtgtgtgtgtgtgtgtgtgtgtgtgtgtgtgtgtgtgtgtgtgtgtgtgtgtgtgtgtgtgcgtgcgtgcgtgcgtgcgtgcgtgtgtgtgtgtgagtaccacCTAATATCTCTGCCCCCCATCTCCACACAGGGGCAACACCTCCATGGATATGGGCTGTGATCGGCGTGGCAACGGGCCTGGTACTGGCTTTGGTCTTGATGGTTGTCTTGGTGATCAGAAGGGTGAGACGAcgacgagaggagagggagggaggaggagagagggttaggcaCAGATCCACTGTCACTGAGAATGACAGCGGAGCCAATGTGGCCAAGGCATGGGCACAGCACACACCCCACCGAGAGCAGAGgggcaggacagggagagagaaaggcaggaaTGGGATAAAGAAGAAGAAAGCGAAGGAGGCTGAGAAGAAAAGACGCAGAGAGCCACTGGGGGAGGATGCCCTTCGACTGCGGTGAGTGAAGATGAATGATTATGGGAGAAGTTAGAGGATGTTCAGTCTAGTAAATCAACAGCGCTGTGATCAGATAACAGTTTGCTTCATTGTAATGGGTTGTATGGCTTTCAGTTGTTTCCATGACGGTCATTTTAACCTAACTCAACTTTTACTCTGTCTGTTAGATAAAACTGTTGTGTTGTACTATCTCTAATTTACAcaatactagtgatactgtagtaATATCACTAAGTATGCACAAAGTACTGCTATTCAGAGCATAAACGTATGATTTCAGGCCCCTGAAAAAGGACCTGGATATTGGAAGTGACACTGACTTTACCCAGAGTTCTATGGAGGACATCAACAGGTCCATCTGTGACCACCGAACGCAAGAGCAGAAGCACTACCGCAGCCCCCCGAGCCACCCACAATCACCCACACAACGTAACATCACCTCCTGATCATGGTTAACATACTGTATTAGTAGGCTTGTAAAATGACTCATTGTTCCTTTACATTAATTTGTCACAGAATAATTTAGGGTTTGCACAATGTAACTACGCAAGTAACTAAATTGACTTTCAGCTCCACTTTTAGCCCCCccaagaggatgggagagaaatgCTGTCCCGTCGACACATCACAGAACACCCAATCAAGTGAGTTCCATACATATTCTACATAAATGTCAATATGTTTATTTCAATTGTAGATTACGCTGGTTGTAATTTACAGTATTCCATTTTGACTGTACCAAACATTATTATGACAGTCTGCTTCGGTTCAATGGTGTGGTCCAGATGGGTCAGTGGTCCTGATTCGTGCGGTCCGGAGTGGGCTTGACCGTGTGGTTCTGGAGCTGCTACGAGCTGGGGTGCCGGTCAACAACACAGACCACACTGGTATCACTTTACTCTCCCAATTTCCCAATTACATTATTAACCTAAATTTAGGCTAGACGGTAAAAAAACAAAGTTAACTGAACTTCCCTGTAGAGTATCATGGGAGGattattgtgcaaatgtattttaaaaatcaATATTGCATGGAACAAATATCCATAAATGTTATATAGCTTCCATGGGTGTAATAACGACCGTATAAACACACTGCCTCACATACATATTACTATATTGTATTACTTTGAGGGTTTGAGTAACCAGTGTAActgatctcatctctctctggtcCTCCCCATGTgccccttcccttctcttctgtTCTGGTAAAACCTCCATGGCTTCCCACTCTTCCCTTCCATTCCTCTCTACAGCACCCCTGCTGCCCCCCTCTCAAACTGATACAGAAGTTAATGTGCCCTAGTGCCCAGGCAGTGTGGATGTACCATATTAACCTTcattgctcttctctctctctctctctctctgtctctctctctctctctctcacgcactatctctcgctctctccctctcgggcTGATTCCCTAGTCCCTCACCATCATTTTCATTCTCATTTCCTCCCTTTCAaaatctccctcttccccatctttCACCATTTGGGCTTGACTCTGTTGTATAATGTTTGTTCACTGGCTGActtactccctctctttctgtactGAACTCTCACCTTCCTTCCCTTACCTTCCTCCACTTGAAATGCACTCTCTCTCCCAGGGAGATCAGCCCTCCACTGGGCATGCTCAGTTAACCACCTCTCCTTGACAAGAACCCTCACTCGCTACGGTGCTGCGGTGGACCTACAGGACAACAAGGTACCAAGGCCAGCAGAAGCCTCTGCTTTAATGATTCTTCACATACTTGTATGAAGATTTAGGAAGAGGAACTTCGAAGAAACTATGTTCAGTTAAATCTGCGTAGAATGTTTAAACTTTAGGGCACTCCAATATTATTTCTTCGACACTCCCATTCTGATATATACCACTCCCATTATCTGATAGGGTGAGACTGCTCTGTTCCTCTCCGCCCTCCACGGTTGCTACGACACCGCCCGGTTCCTGCTCCTGAACGGGGCAAATCAGGATCTGTCTGATCGCAGAGGACGCCGGGCACTGGATGTTGCCCGAGAGGGCATGCATCATCAAGTCCTGGAGCTCCTATTGGCTCACAGGGTTCAGAGAGGGCCTATTCCTATGGAGCAAGCCAATGATATGCTGTGGGATGAGCGTGCCTTTCTGTATAGCCAATGGGTGAATTCCCCTGGGCTTCCTGGGAGAAGTGCCTCCTTCTCTGGTGTCATAGGGCATCGGGATATGTCTTCGCCTCCACCAAGGTAAAGTCTTGTGGCATTTGGCACATCTACTCACAATAACATTTAGCAATTTACTCATCTTGATAAGGCAAATTCATCACTGCCTACTCATATGATCTCCCTCTTCTTTTGACAGTGATTTATCAATGGGCAGGGTGCAGTGCCCTTCCCCTCAGAACTGGCGGCCACAGCTCAACCAATCAGCAACCGCATTGGTTACCCCAAGGATCATGGGGCGTCCACCAAGACCAATCAGCACTCTACAGGAGGTTACCTCAGAGGACGAAGATCGTGAAAGGCCCCAGGAAGTCCCGAGAGCAGCGACACCGCACTTCCTGTTACCCCAGCCTGCTCCTCGACAGCGGTCCTTCTCCTGTACCCAGAATGCACTGCAGCGTCGCTCCAGTTCACAGCAGCCCGAACCGACTTATGTTGCCTTATCAGAGAAAATAGCCACTGAGCCCATAGAAAGAGTGATCGTAGTCCCACCTACAGATGCTCCCACCCAATCAGATCGCAGATCAATAGTCGATAGTAGCGACAACCCCAGGAGGGCAGCGCCAGAGATTGAGGCAGCAAGTTTTAAAAAGGCAGAACAGAAAGCCCGAAGTGAGAAGCTAAATAACCACATGCCTGACTCGAACCAAACAGCTTTGTAAGGGGGCTCTGCTGTGAGATATCATGCTGAAATTACCCCAAATACCATCATGTCAATCATGTGCTGTTTACATTTTCTGTAAAAGGCCCCTTGCTCCTAAATAACAGTAGACTGACAGAAGGGATATAAACTCAGTCAATAAATGAGTAACTTCAATTACTCTAAATATCTAAATCAATAAAAGATTAATGTGCATTTTTTTCTTATTCTGCCATATTAGGAGGTGACCTGTCTCTCTTATGCTAATATCAACCAATCAAGACAAACCAACTGACTGTGAATACAGAGTCTTTATTgtaaaagaggtagagagaatacAGGTGTTTTTCACTCACTGTACAGAATGACAGCACTGTTGATATACTCATTCAAACTGTTAACATAACCAGCACACATACTTCATTCatgatagacacacacagacaaacaagcCCAGTAGaaaagagaaaacaaacacacaaaatcTTTGGATTTTCTCTATTGCCCCCACAATCCTCTAAATGCAACAATATCTGACCTTTAAACTAAAATCCTAAAATATTTGTAACAGCATTAATAATATAGCCTAATAAAACAATGGTAATGCAATTTCCCAAGCCTCCCTGCCCACATACCACAGTAACATATAAAGTAGTGGAAAACAAAACCCATGATCCCAATACAaaacatctcacacacacacacacacacacacacacacacacacacacacacacacacacacacacacacacacacacacacacacacacacacacacacacacacacacacacacacacacacacacacacacacacacacacacacacacacacacacacacaaacataatgaACATGGACATAATATCATTGGACAGTAAGAAACAGAAAAGACATACAAAAACTGTAGCCAAGTAAGAGTGATATCATTCTTTCAGTCTTTTTCCATTTTCTTTCCATCTATGTCATCGACACAAAGTGGACGGGGCCATCAGTCAGACTCCCCTGAGTGGTCGTTTCCTGGGGAAGTGGCAGAGGGGGGTGTGTTTTGCCCTTGCCAGTTCCCATTAGTCTGCCAAAGACAAAAAGACATGTGGTGACTTGTAGTGGCATTAACCTACATTAACCCCTCTCCACTCTAATACATCTCCTCCACAAGGTTGTTGTTGTGAATGAGAATGTGCTCTCAAATAGTTACGAGCTAAAATAAAGATGATATGTAACATGATGTAAATGACAGTGAAGTTCCATACTTGTGCTCCCATGTAGACAGGCTGCTCTCCATTCATTGGTGGAACACCCAGGAAAAGGTCTGGTCCAGTGAGTGAGAAGCCCCCCGATCCTGTGGAGGAACAAAAGGGGAGAGGTATTTAATAAAGGCTATTAGGCCTACAACAtcaacctggtcccagatctgatcctGTGGAGGAACAAAAGGGGAGATGTCTTTAATAAGGGCTACTAGGCCTACAACAtcaacctggtcccagatctgatcctGTGGAGGAACAAAAGGGGAGATGTCTTTAATAAAGCCAATTAGGCCTACAACAtcaacctggtcccagatctgatcctGTGGAGGAACAAAAGGGGAGACGTCTTTAATAAGGGCTATTAGGCCTACAACAtcaacctggtcccagatctgatcctGTGGAGGAACAAAAGGGGAGACGTCTTTAATAAGGGCTATTAGGCCTACAACATCAGCCTCGTCCCAGATCTGATTGCGCTGTAAAACCGACTTCTATTGTTGGGcatggagttggcaagacagaACAAAAGGCCCAATTCCAACATAGAAAATGACACCTTTCTCAAGCAGGCCTTTCCTatgcacttctcagtagttgtAATTCAGACGTATTTTATTCAGTTGCGTAATGGGCTTTGCAGACATGGTTCGATTGCGTGTGCTGATTAAATGTAATTCaactgctgaaaaccctcccacttgctgggCAACAGATGTTTCCTTCAATAGGGGTTTCAGCACATTTATtttaagccatccctttaaatatgGTGTACCCTTTAAGTTCAGTGACAGACTCAACATAATATATAttcctcttgctgctctgtaACACAAAAACACTAACAACCCATCCATTTCTACTACCAAATGAACCATAAACTCAAAACAGTTTGTATCACTAGGCCTGGCTTCCTTTCCTCAGCTCTTACCTGTTGAGTTGGGCGTGTGTGGAGAGTCCTCGCTCTGTGTCGCCACGATGGCCGTCTTCATGGCATAGATGTTGGCCTCCTCTTGGAACTTCCCAATGTTCTTCTTGTAGCGGATTCTCTTGTTTCCAAACCAGTTGCACACCTGTTCAGTTAACAAGCCAGTAAGAAGCTGGTCAATGGAGTCAACTGTATATGGGCGTATCAACGGGTGAGCTAATAGTAAATATATGACGCATATACTTATGACACAAGGTTACCTGAGAGACAGTGATGCTACACTGTTTGGCTAGTTCTTCTTTGGCCTCTTCACTGGGGTAAGGGTTGGCAAGATGGGAGTAGAAATACTCATTCAGGACTTCCGTCGCCTGCTTGCTGAAGTTTCGTCTCTTACGCCTGACAACACAAAGGTGAGTGTGATGAGAGTAGTCATGCAACCCAGGCAGAAGTATACGTttcacagtaacagtaacaactgATATTGACACACAATAGTCATTCACAACCtgcactgtaataacatgattaTGCTCTGTAAATAatcatgggaattgatgtaaaatatatcactagccactttaaacaatgctacttaatataatgtttacataccctacattattcatctcatatgtatacatatatactgtactctatatcatctgctgcatctttatgtaatacatgtatcattagccactttaaactatgccactttgtttacatactcatctcatatgtatatactgtactcgataccatctactgcatcttgcctatgccaccctgtaccatcactcattcatatatctttatgtaccgtaattgctggactattaagcgcacctgaatataaaccgcacccactgaattattaaagaatatgtattttgtacataaataagccgcacatgtctataagccgcaggtgcctaccggtatattgaaacaaatgaactttacacagcctttaaacgaaacacggcttgtaacaaaaataaataggctttaacgaaacatggcttgtaacaaaaattaaaacagtagcctaccaagaaagtcattggtcactatcttcctcctcctgtgcactgaaaccactgaagtcatctccttcggtgtcggagttgaatagcctcagaattgcttcatccgatgttggatcgttttcattgtcgctctcgtcactttcatccggaggcaaataccccgctgagctcatgctgccccttcaacacgcagcagtccagccttttgaaacccgttgatgatagtggattttttggcAATGCTCTacactgtcaggacccactggcagacttcaccataagatgctcttcgcctgcggcccgttttagtgaaggatttctccccacttgtcatccaagcctcccactgaacaaggagcgccaccttaaatgcacgatttacactgatgtcgagtggctgcaaatactttgggccatctgcttttcttccctctgaaagcttttgttttctttctgcactgagtcagttcctcacgctgctgtttctaatgtcttatcatcgactcattaaggccaagctcccgtgcagcagctctattttcttttccaacagccagatttatcgccttcaacttgaaagctgcatcatatgcatttgtccgcgtctttgccatgatgagggtgacaaaattactaccgtaatcagaatgatgggaagtttgagcgcgctcgatttacgtcaaattatgtgacggtgctcagttatttggcggcatgaatcttgtgaaagcgggaaaaatccataaattagccgcgtcgttgtataaaccgcgaggttcaaagtgtgggaataaagtagcggcttatagtccggaaattacggtacatattctttatccctttacacttgtgtgtataaggtagtagttttggaattgttagttagattactcgttggttattactgcattgtcggaactagaagcacaagcatttcgctacactcgcattaacatctgctaaccatgtgtatgtgacaaataaatttgatttgaaatatgacTGGTATGACCATGAACCACTGTTCATTTATGGAATGttttattcttcattaaagatacTACCTGTATATGAATTGTCAGTCACTGTCATGGCAAGTTTTGACAGGTGTTATGTCACCCCAATAACAGTGTTACACGCTGACCTGGCGTCGAGGAAGCGGGACCTCAGGATCATGACGGCCTCGCAGGTGCTCTGCTTGAGTTGTGTCTGGATGGAGCTGAACTTGCGGTGGATGATGGCCACCATACGCTCAATCTCCCTCGGTGACACAGGCCGCGTACGTGACTGCTCCCTCAGCAGGTTCATCACGTGGGTAGTGAACTCACTACAGGCCTACaggagacacggagagagagagggagagggggattggAGACAGATATGACAGTCAGTTGGGCTCAAAGGATGGAAGTCAACAACGGGCCGACACTGTTGACGTCGGTCATTTATGTTCATGTTCAATTATCTCACCGAAATTATAACATCACCTCATTTTAGTTTACTTCGCTAAAGGGTGTAATTTTCAGTGTGTGCAAAGTGTCAAGTCCCTCCACCTCAATTCAAGTACAGCCACTGACCCCAGCACACATGTACAGTGTATGTCAGAGTTGATTTGAGTATGAATCCGGCCCACTGCTCTTTGACTCACCCACCCTCTATCTTCCCAACACTTTACTATCTCTTCAATAAAgcaaaaaaacaatacaaaagGATTGGGACTGCCCACTGcttgaaaaaacaacaactagaAAAGTACCTGGTCATATTTCTCCATCTCAGTGTGATAGATGTTGCGAATCTGGCTCAACTTGCTTTTGTAGTCGGAGTGTTCCAGTGAGCTGTCTGGAGACATGCCTCCAGAGCTGGTGGCTGCGGACACCGCCGCTGCCGCCCCGCCACCTTTCTCCGGCCCAGCCACACCCTCCGCCAGCAGCATGTTGTCCAATCGCACCAGCTGTGGGTCCTGTGATTCTTCCTCCTGAGCATTTCGCATTGATAGGCCTGCAACAAGAGAGGTCTGTCAATCTGATTCATGGTAAACTAAGTTACAATGTCTcctattacactgaacaaaaatataaatgcagcatgcaacattttcaaatatgttactgagttacagttcatataaggtcaattgaaatacattcattaggccctaacctatggatttcacatgaatgggaatacagatatgcatctgttggtcacagatacataaaaaaatgaaaataaaagtaGGGGCTTTTTATGAAAACCAGCCAGTATCTGGTAtggccaccatttgcctcatgcagcgcaacacatctccttcacattgagttgatcaggctgtttattgtggcctctggaatattgtcccactcctcttcaatggctgtgcgaagttgctggatattggcggtaACTGGAAaacactgtcgtacacgtcaatccagagcatcccaaacctgctcaatgggtgacattgtgcaggtcatggaagaactgggaaatgttcagcttccaggaactgtgtacagatccttgtgacatggggccttACATTATCATgcgaaacatgagatgatggcggcagatgaatggcacgacaatgggcctcaggatctcgtcatggtatctctgtgcattcaaatttccatatataattgtgttcgttgttcgtagcttatgcctgcccataccataatctCACCGCCACCATAGGGTGCTCTGTTCACAACGCACaacagcaaaccactcgcccacatgacaccatacacactgtctgccatctgcccggtacagtgaaaactgggattcatccgcgaagagcacacttctcctgcgTGCCATATCCaatgaaggtgagcatttgcccactgaagtcgattACGCCGCCGAACTGAAGTCAGGTAAAGAAATTATTCTGTTGTACATTTCCACAGTTTCATCACCAGTCCGGATGGCtgttctcagacgatcccgcaggtgaagaagccggatgtggaggtcatggactggcgtggttacacattgtctgctttgtgaggctggttggatgtaccgccaaattctctaaaacaacgttagaggcggcttatggtagagaaattaacagtactttctctggcaacagctctggtggacattcctgcagtctgcatACCAATTGCACACTACCTAAATTTATCTGTGAcataactgcacattttagagaggcctTTTACTGTCCTCCGCAcatggtgcacctgtgtaattaatgatcatgccgtttaatcagcttcctgaaatgccacacctgtctggtggattgattatcttggcaaaggagaaatgcacactaacagggatgtaaacaaatttgtgcacaaaatttcgtatggaaaatttctgggatattttatttcagctcatgaaacatgggacactttacatgttgcgtttacatttttgttcagtgtatattaaaaTATTATCCCTCTGAGGTACAGACTTGGAGAAGCACTTTGTGGATGAAACAAATGAAGGAAGGGTCATCTTGCGGTAATATTTGAAAAGTCATCATACACAATACATCTTTGTTGAAAATGTAAAATAGCTAAATAATTTTCTAACTGTCATCTAACTGCATGGATTATGCGCAACTCATTATTATTGTGATGGAGCCAACATCTTCTTCTGTTTCATCACAGATGGCCAGAAACTTTTAAACGAATTAGCAACAAGTTTAAAATCAAACAAAGGGTTTCAATTAGTGAAAATTAACTTACCTGTTTTCTCTTTGATCTCACATAAGACGCTGAACAAAGC of Oncorhynchus gorbuscha isolate QuinsamMale2020 ecotype Even-year linkage group LG15, OgorEven_v1.0, whole genome shotgun sequence contains these proteins:
- the notchl gene encoding neurogenic locus notch homolog protein 1 isoform X2; amino-acid sequence: MMLVLWTAVLLGLSRCCQAAASPGGDPWAQCPSRQCEAKFRDGSCDKECTEPECLRDGFDCLRDKGRCYSGHIHYCRDHYSNSYCDQGCESAACGWDGSDCHRHHSPLWAKGTLLLHTHVPLQHGTFSNSSLLWALSTLLQTPLKLRGTVPLDPSKDLFTFNPQQLENLLAQASSDDSNGSLLFLQVDNRPCSRLPSTCFPYAIEAANFLRAATSSTRVSVPSHPELKAIISVRGVGEEIGGREEDPVEEKEDTNDGATPPWIWAVIGVATGLVLALVLMVVLVIRRVRRRREEREGGGERVRHRSTVTENDSGANVAKAWAQHTPHREQRGRTGREKGRNGIKKKKAKEAEKKRRREPLGEDALRLRPLKKDLDIGSDTDFTQSSMEDINRSICDHRTQEQKHYRSPPSHPQSPTQPPLLAPPRGWERNAVPSTHHRTPNQSASVQWCGPDGSVVLIRAVRSGLDRVVLELLRAGVPVNNTDHTGRSALHWACSVNHLSLTRTLTRYGAAVDLQDNKGETALFLSALHGCYDTARFLLLNGANQDLSDRRGRRALDVAREGMHHQVLELLLAHRVQRGPIPMEQANDMLWDERAFLYSQWVNSPGLPGRSASFSGVIGHRDMSSPPPSDLSMGRVQCPSPQNWRPQLNQSATALVTPRIMGRPPRPISTLQEVTSEDEDRERPQEVPRAATPHFLLPQPAPRQRSFSCTQNALQRRSSSQQPEPTYVALSEKIATEPIERVIVVPPTDAPTQSDRRSIVDSSDNPRRAAPEIEAASFKKAEQKARSEKLNNHMPDSNQTAL